The DNA region TGGAAATTCCGAGGGATTTGTAAAAGTAATTTTTGATGCCAAATATGGCGAATGGTTGGGTTGCCACATGATTGGTGCCGGCGTAACCGATATGATTGCAGAAGCCGTTTTAGGAAGAAAATTAGAAACTACTGGTCATGAAGTGTTAAAAGCCATACATCCACATCCAACAATGAGCGAAGCTGTAATGGAAGCTGTTGCTGATGCTTATGATGAAGTGATACATTTGTAGAGGTTAGAGGTTCTTAGATTATAAGTTATTTCAATATTTTTTACTTTAGGATGTTATTATATATTAATTTCCAGTAAAGCATTTGTGGTTTCTTTTATTTTTTAAAAATGTTATTTATTTTGATAATAATTATGTAAATAGTACAAAGATTTAAGTATTTTCTATATTTCTACACTATGTTTTTCAGTAATTTTCATCAGAATGAAAAAACAACAGTTTTACTTAACACATATTATTTCCCTAATTTTAACCCTACTAAACGAAATAAATGAGCATAAATAAATATATAGTTACGAGCCCTATAAAACTAGAAAAAAAAACAACAAAAGAAGTTGATGCCGAGGCTCAAGAAAAACTCAAAAAAGCTAGAAAACAACTGAGCGAACTTCAAGATACCATGTATGCCCATGGTAAATATAGTATGTTGGTTTGTTTACAAGGAATGGACACTGCGGGCAAGGACAGTTTAATACGCGAAGTTTTTAAACAGGTAAATGCTAGGGGAGTTGTGGTACATAGTTTTAAAGTGCCTACGGATAAAGAATTAAAACACGATTTTTTATGGCGTCATTATATTGCTCTTCCAGAAAGGGGTAAAATTGGCGTGTTTAATCGTACTCATTATGAAAATGTGTTGGTTACTAGAGTACATCCTGAATACATTTTAGGAGAAAAAATTCCTTCGGTAAGAGAAATTGAAGATGTCAATGATGATTTTTTCCATAAAAGAATGGAGAATATCAATAATTTTGAAAACCATATTGTTGAAAATGGAACTATCGTTTTAAAATTCTTTTTACACATTTCAAAAGAAGAGCAAAAAAATAGATTATTAAGACGTATTGAGAAGAAAAGTAAAAACTGGAAATTTTCTTCGGGTGATTTAAAAGAACGCAAACTTTGGGATAAGTACCAGGAATGTTATGAAGATGCTATCAACAGAACTTCAACAGAAAAAGCACCATGGTATATTATTCCTGCTGATGATAAACCTACCGCAAGAGCTATTGTAGCACAGACTATTTTAGAAACTTTAGAAAATTATAAAGATATTAAAGCTCCCGAATTGGATGATGAGACCAAAGTTAGGTTAGGGGAATTTAAAGAGCAATTAAGAAATGATTAAATAACTTAAACTCAAAAAG from Aureibaculum sp. 2308TA14-22 includes:
- a CDS encoding PPK2 family polyphosphate kinase, whose translation is MSINKYIVTSPIKLEKKTTKEVDAEAQEKLKKARKQLSELQDTMYAHGKYSMLVCLQGMDTAGKDSLIREVFKQVNARGVVVHSFKVPTDKELKHDFLWRHYIALPERGKIGVFNRTHYENVLVTRVHPEYILGEKIPSVREIEDVNDDFFHKRMENINNFENHIVENGTIVLKFFLHISKEEQKNRLLRRIEKKSKNWKFSSGDLKERKLWDKYQECYEDAINRTSTEKAPWYIIPADDKPTARAIVAQTILETLENYKDIKAPELDDETKVRLGEFKEQLRND